The window aataataattttatttgaagaaaatagtttgcaatttcatcagcagaagtcagcttcaatactCTCGACGGAGTTCGTAGGCCGCACCCCGTACAactcaaaatcaaccacagttataccctgacagaggatactaattgcgtcaatacataagtcaacaaaattctgattggttccaaaacctagataaaactctccaaagacttATATCtcatacgctggacactggcagttgatcgtttgtcctgggactgtctgagcttctccctgtacagacagatactaacacaaaTACACAGAGAACAGTATTTAGAATCTCAGCCTTCACTAGTTTATCATCTCTACAGTTTGGAAACATACAGTACTTCAACCGTTCACCAGAAACATACTGACTTTAAAGAgctgtaaataaataatgcaataatgtgACAACCgagatgaagtaaaaaaaaaaatcaagcaaacAACCAAGATGAAAACCATTATCAATTGAGACACATGCAAATGAAGGTTCATGTGGAATGCCAGTAATAACGTCAATGTCAGACACATTTCTCACAGACTGGTGCTCGTGCTGGCTGGAAAGATCAGGGGTCAGAGGTCTGTGTTGTGACTAGGCTCATTCATGTTTTTCTCCTTCACTGTAGAGTTTCCGCAGGCTGGAGCCCAACAAAAAATCCACCGACCTGATAAGAACAAACAGACTGACTTCAAAACACTgggacataacacacacacacagtgattcacacacactcacacagtgattcacacacactcacgtaaGCCTCTTATACACAGATATTCCGGAAAATACATGaacacaatacaatacaataatgtGTCCCGGGATTTGTCCAGGGATCGTTTGtgattcattcacactgacagtgatttTCTGGAATCTGTGTGTGCATTCACACCTTCACACACATCCGTAAAGACACATGACATTACAAAGTGACATGTAATGTGATAATCACAACTTTGCTGGTAGTGAGGAACTACCTGATCTTCTACCTGAGcgtcattacagtttgcacatattttttcatcacGAACGTTGATCTgcattcaaaacacctggtaaaagagtcgcacgataatGTGCGTCATTGCTATGAAACACTAGGAGTTGAACGACTTCTGATTTTCAAAATCAGATCAATTTTATGTGATGAAAATCAAGTTGAAGTCGACTAGTTGCTGATGAcgtcattaatgaacaaataagtctGGAGCTGTGGAAAACCCCTTGTGCACAGCTATGACACTGTGCTGTCCACATGGCTATTGCTCCTATAACAGCtaatttttatcagttcttttgcCTTTGGGTCCGttttatttctcacagatttctgctcattctaAATCAGATATGGATAAAGTACCACAgaaaagattacatttatatgaTTCCAATTTTCTGggaccaacgtgcagtgtgaaagggggtttacacactctctcatacacacTTTCTCACCTGTCGATGGGTGTTATGATGAATGGGATGGTGGAGAAGCCAATGGCGGTTGTGGTCCACTTGCGCACAGGAAGTGGGCAGCATGTGATTTTTCCCAGCAGGAAGAGCGACGCAGCACAAATGCGGTTGATTGTGAATCCACTGAAGCCAAAGCCTGCCAGACGAACGTGTCAACCACAGCAACGGCCACCCGCACTTCCTTTCCATTATCCTCAGTGTGAGCCTGCAGACACAAAACAGCCGAACCATCATGAAGAGCAGCAAGAAGATGACAGACTGACTGATTCAGACTGACCCCGACTCGCCATAGTTGCTTTCCTGCCTTTGTCAAATGCATCAGCAGACACGTATGCAGTGGCCACGGCGTAACTGGCCCACACCGAGCTGACTGGCACCAATGTGCAAAACGCCTTGCCCACCTCGTTAGCATAACCTGCCGATACACACGTCAGACACACACATTAATGCTGTTAAACTTCAAAACCTCTTATAATTCACACAGAGCTGACGGACACAACTCAGCAGCTTCTGTGTGGATCAAATGTGGATCGTTTATCACTGCTTTgacacaaaatacaataaattaatacagCTTTAAATTACACAAACTATTTtctcactcaaacacaaacaccagCCACCCACTGGACATTTTGCAAGATAACAAGCTCTTTACAAAACtgttaatatgaatatgaatctaaaatatgaaattaaatactATCAAAATCATTAGATATAAATGAACTCCTACACAGTGTTAGTCTTTCAATCTCATTATCATTTATTCAAAAGGGGCAACACAGGAATCATGTTTTGCTGTAATGAAAACGTGAAACATTTACTGCAGTCAATCTGAACTGTACATAAAgtcattttatattgttttataaagaAAATTTACAGTGGAAATCATTGTGTAATTCTGCCTGTCCTTAAGAGTTTTTAGGTCGCTGTTTCATGGGTTAAACTCTTCTAGTATTATGATGAATGAGTTGATTTGAgataaaataaagtgatttaaatgcattttgaatgtggAATGAACTGTTGTGTCAAACTAAAAGTTGGTTAGGAGAACAGTGGCAAGTGTTTAGAAAAAGTGAAATAACTATTAAGAAATGTGTCCTAgcagatgtaaaaaaataaattaaaaaaataccaagaaacaaaaaaaagcaatagtgtgtcttttaaaatgtaatgtaaacacTATTGAGACTGAATTGAAAAGACCGGATtgtagcttaaagggatagttcacccaaaaatcataatttttttcattaataactcaccctcatgtcgttccaaaccagtaagacctccatttatcttcggaacacagtttaagatattttagatttagtccgagagctctcagtccctccattgagaCTTCCCCGAAATCTGTAGCATGCGTACGATGGACACTacactatcccatgaggccacaggagTGGCCTCGTCATTTCGAAAATAACAGAAAACCACGACACGGATGTTTTGAAGTGTAAGTACCTTATGGATAAATGTTGTTCATCGTGGTTAAAGTGTACTTGTTTAACATAATCCAAGTAAACGACTGACTTGTTGAAGGTTTATATATTGTAAATCCATTAGATGATTTTGTAAATTGAGTGTAAAAAGATGTTTAATCCTTGTTATCGATCAGATGCTGTACATCAGCTTGTTAACGATGTTTTCTTTAAACTTGTTAAGTAATTAAATGAGATAAAGTTACAAAACTTTAAGTAACGTTAATTAACCCGATTTAATTTCTCTTTTACTAGTGTTGATATTTTGATAAAGAAAATGGTTGGATAACATACATGGCAAACTATTGTTAATAAGGGCCTCAGTTTGATCATAAATCATCAGTAATGTGTAAATCCTGTTTTGATGTTACAGGGACTGATGAACACACACTTGTTCTCATCCACTGATGAAGACTTCTTCACTAGAAAGCATAATTTAGTaagtatataaatgaaaatgaatcttAACTACACACACTCTTTGCATGTATTTATGTTAGGATCATCACTGGtttattcagtttttgtttttattaatataatattaatttccaGGTATTTCCAGTTACTATTTTGTAAGTTGCAAAGTGCTTAATAGCAAGTAACTTTTCCTTGAAGCATGTGTGCACACTGATTTTGTAGCAGTTTccagttgtttttttaaacaagcaacatcttaacatctgaagaatGTTGTCTTGAGAATGGTTGCCACACTTTAGAGAAATACCCATGCACCAGgtcacatttaaaattattatctctatttatttatttatttttcatttctgcatGGTAAAGAGCACAAAGCTTCAGACAAAACCACATTAACTTTTGCATAAAGTAGTATAATAGAGCTTAAAGCAACACCAAAAGGGAATTTCTTAAGACGTTTTTATAATAATGTCAGGAAAAATAACTTCAGCAGCTTCAGTTCAGTAACTATGTGTAGATGAGGACTTTAAATTTGGGTATCAAAAATTAGTGGAAAAAGTGGAAGTCTAAAATTTACCCTAGAGATAAAGTAATACATATTGTAAAATTAAACTTATAtgttgatatgatatgatatatgttaTGTGATATGTTGCTATAATTACAAATAACTGTAATATGATTTCCCGGTtatgtgtgtaatgtgtatatt of the Carassius gibelio isolate Cgi1373 ecotype wild population from Czech Republic chromosome A5, carGib1.2-hapl.c, whole genome shotgun sequence genome contains:
- the mtfp1 gene encoding LOW QUALITY PROTEIN: mitochondrial fission process protein 1 (The sequence of the model RefSeq protein was modified relative to this genomic sequence to represent the inferred CDS: inserted 1 base in 1 codon), with protein sequence MGILRRLIALSTADDLEVVGPGFLLALEVSPAFVPDVVACCAVLHNLRLLNEDIVDPEVVKDHDDDTLEPQNTEASTGEHVRDNLSTVVYEGYANEVGKAFCTLVPVSSVWASYAVATAYVSADAFDKGRKATMAHTEDNGKEVRVAVAVVDTFVWQALASXGFTINRICAASLFLLGKITCCPLPVRKWTTTAIGFSTIPFIITPIDRSVDFLLGSSLRKLYSEGEKHE